From the Bradyrhizobium ontarionense genome, the window TTCCTGCTACGTGATCGAGAGCAACCGCTGGGGGCTGGAGCGCACCGTGCAGTTCTCCGGCGGCAGCTGCGTCATTGCCCCCGACGGCACGCATCCGGCCGTGATCGACAAGGGCGACGGCGTCGCGCTGGCCGAAATCGATCTCGCGGCAACGCGAGCGCGGCGCGTGCTCGGCGAGCCCGTGTTCGCGCAGCGCCGGCCGGAGCTGTATCCGGATCTGCTGACCAACACCTACAGCTGGAACCCGCGCGACTTCTTTGGTCTGTACGGCCATCAGCCGTGGCCCGTGGGCAAACGCTCCCGCATCAGCGTGGCGCAATTTGCGCCGGCGTCCGACGTCGCTGCCAACCTGGCGCGCATTGGAGACTTGGCTGCCGCGGCGAAGGTCGACGGCGCCGAGCTCGTCGTGTTCCCGGAACTTGCGGCAACAGGGCTGACCGATCCGGCGGCAGCCGCCGAGCTGATCCCGGGCCCCATCACGGCAAGGCTCGCCGCCATCGCGGCAGAGCAGGGGCTGACCATCGTCTGCGGGCTTGCAGAACGTGACGGAGATACCACCTATAATTCGGCCGTCCTGGTGGCACCGGACGGGACAATCTCAATTTATCGCAAGACCCATCTCACGACGGCCGAGCGCAGCTGGGCCAGCGCCGGGGATGCGTGGACCGTCGTCGACACCCCCCTGGGGCGGATCGGCGTCTTGATCGGCCACGATGCGACGTTTCCGGAGGCAGGTCGCGTGCTCGCATTGCGCGGCTGCGACCTGATCGTGTGTCCGGCCGCGGTGAAGGGCTCCTTCAGCTCGGCGCATGCCGGGACGGAGGTGGCGCAGCCCGCGCCGATCCCGACCGGCGCCGATCCGCATCACTGGCACCACTTCCGAGTTCGCGGTGGCGA encodes:
- a CDS encoding nitrilase-related carbon-nitrogen hydrolase; the protein is MSSKVKVATVQFEPTLGDKERNVAGLLELCEQAALSGAKLIVTPEMGTTGYCWYDRAEVAPFVEKVPGSTTHRFAALAKRHGCTIVIGMPEVDDDDIYYNSAVLIGPDGVIGRHRKTHPYISEPKWAAAGDLHNQVFETPIGRIALLICMDIHFVETARLMALGGADIICHISNWLAERTPAPYWISRAFENSCYVIESNRWGLERTVQFSGGSCVIAPDGTHPAVIDKGDGVALAEIDLAATRARRVLGEPVFAQRRPELYPDLLTNTYSWNPRDFFGLYGHQPWPVGKRSRISVAQFAPASDVAANLARIGDLAAAAKVDGAELVVFPELAATGLTDPAAAAELIPGPITARLAAIAAEQGLTIVCGLAERDGDTTYNSAVLVAPDGTISIYRKTHLTTAERSWASAGDAWTVVDTPLGRIGVLIGHDATFPEAGRVLALRGCDLIVCPAAVKGSFSSAHAGTEVAQPAPIPTGADPHHWHHFRVRGGENNAYFAFANVCDAANGYPGLSGVFGPDTFAFPRREAIIAGGEGIASIEIDTSNLDSVYPTNVVRRKDLVCMRMPHAYRGLVQAKASNF